A window of the Scleropages formosus chromosome 21, fSclFor1.1, whole genome shotgun sequence genome harbors these coding sequences:
- the marchf8 gene encoding E3 ubiquitin-protein ligase MARCHF8 isoform X2 — MNMPLHQVSVIPRDVTSSRLSGSGKTKERDRQNDKPLGRSASRSSNISKAGSPTSMNVPCSFTRTSVTPSNQDICRICHCEGDEDSPLITPCHCTGSLRFVHQSCLQQWIKSSDTRCCELCKFQFIMETKLKPLRKWEKLQMTPSERRKIMCSVTFHVIAITCVVWSLYVLIDRTAEELKQGILEWPFWTKLVVVAIGFTGGLVFMYVQCKVYIQLWRRLKAYNRVIYVQNRPETCKHIIFEKPVLMEPNCENKEALAPMQSDTNSSQYAETEDYGMEILHV; from the exons ATGAACATGCCACTGCACCAGGTCTCTGTCATCCCCCGTGATGTCACTTCGTCTAGGCTATCGGGGAGCGGCAAGACCAAAGAGCGGGACCGACAG AACGACAAGCCCCTGGGCCGTTCGGCAAGCCGTTCCAGTAACATTTCCAAG GCAGGAAGTCCCACCTCCATGAACGTGCCCTGCAGCTTCACAAGGACATCTGTTACGCCTTCCAACCAGGACATCTGCAG GATCTGCCACTGCGAGGGGGACGAGGATAGCCCACTGATCACCCCGTGTCACTGTACGGGCAGCTTGCGCTTTGTCCATCAGTCCTGCCTGCAGCAATGGATCAAGAGCTCCGACACACGCTGTTGCGAACTCTGCAAGTTCCAGTTCATCATGGAGACCAAGCTGAAGCCACTGCGCAAG TGGGAAAAGCTCCAGATGACGCCCAGCGAGAGGCGGAAGATCATGTGCTCCGTCACCTTTCACGTCATCGCCATCACCTGCGTGGTGTGGTCCCTGTATGTGCTCATTGACCGCACCGCCGAGGAACTCAAACAAG GTATACTGGAGTGGCCGTTCTGGACCAAGCTGGTGGTGGTGGCCATCGGTTTCACGGGTGGACTAGTGTTCATGTACGTACAATGCAAGGTGTACATCCAGCTGTGGCGGAGGCTCAAGGCCTACAACAGAGTCATATATGTGCAGAACCGCCCAGAGACGTGTAAACACATAATTTTCGAGAAACCGGTTCTCATGGAGCCAAACTGCGAGAACAAGGAAGCCCTGGCACCTATGCAGTCGGACACAAACTCTTCGCAGTACGCCGAAACGGAGGACTACGGCATGGAAATCCTTCACGTATGA
- the marchf8 gene encoding E3 ubiquitin-protein ligase MARCHF8 isoform X1 — MQTTVVLLGPSARSSGGTGLPVATLCPGPAPKAKARSPFSQEWLSLLKVNSPFRFSRSLNDMGSRLDGLSSGLRFIDRTCSEGELAPEPQPWTPLAQPFHGGAPSLTTNFKLIGGVPGQALEGLFLQPDLQRRPHVMQLFPPFPNSSTTSNLGSYASRLHVARSSSSLLGGNDSSCVDSPGDDEVFEEEPAWQHKAPLCSLEEDSDLDRCSSPLSEKTAPLSPYSLSGDSCRICHCEGDEDSPLITPCHCTGSLRFVHQSCLQQWIKSSDTRCCELCKFQFIMETKLKPLRKWEKLQMTPSERRKIMCSVTFHVIAITCVVWSLYVLIDRTAEELKQGILEWPFWTKLVVVAIGFTGGLVFMYVQCKVYIQLWRRLKAYNRVIYVQNRPETCKHIIFEKPVLMEPNCENKEALAPMQSDTNSSQYAETEDYGMEILHV; from the exons ATGCAGACCACGGTGGTGCTCCTAGGCCCCAGTGCCAGGAGCTCGGGTGGAACGGGGCTCCCGGTGGCAACCCTGTGCCCAGGCCCTGCCCCTAAGGCCAAGGCCAGGAGTCCTTTCAGCCAAGAGTGGCTATCCCTGCTGAAGGTGAACAGTCCGTTCAGGTTTTCCAGGTCGCTCAATGATATGGGGTCCCGGCTCGATGGCCTCTCTAGCGGCCTGCGCTTCATTGACAGGACGTGCTCAGAGGGTGAGCTGGCCCCTGAGCCTCAGCCCTGGACACCCCTAGCCCAACCCTTCCACGGCGGCGCTCCGTCCCTCACAACAAACTTCAAGCTGATAGGTGGAGTGCCAGGCCAGGCTCTTGAAGGCCTCTTTCTCCAGCCAGACCTGCAGAGGAGACCACATGTTATGCAGCTCTTCCCCCCTTTCCCAAACTCCTCCACCACGAGCAACCTGGGCAGCTATGCCTCTCGCCTACATGTGGCCCGGTCCTCCAGCTCCCTCTTAGGGGGCAACGACTCCAGCTGCGTCGACTCACCCGGCGATGATGAAGTGTTTGAGGAAGAGCCTGCGTGGCAGCACAAAGCTCCCCTCTGCTCCCTGGAGGAGGACAGCGATCTGGACCGCTGCTCCTCCCCCTTGTCTGAGAAAACCGCCCCGCTCTCACCCTATTCGCTCTCGGGTGATTCTTGCAG GATCTGCCACTGCGAGGGGGACGAGGATAGCCCACTGATCACCCCGTGTCACTGTACGGGCAGCTTGCGCTTTGTCCATCAGTCCTGCCTGCAGCAATGGATCAAGAGCTCCGACACACGCTGTTGCGAACTCTGCAAGTTCCAGTTCATCATGGAGACCAAGCTGAAGCCACTGCGCAAG TGGGAAAAGCTCCAGATGACGCCCAGCGAGAGGCGGAAGATCATGTGCTCCGTCACCTTTCACGTCATCGCCATCACCTGCGTGGTGTGGTCCCTGTATGTGCTCATTGACCGCACCGCCGAGGAACTCAAACAAG GTATACTGGAGTGGCCGTTCTGGACCAAGCTGGTGGTGGTGGCCATCGGTTTCACGGGTGGACTAGTGTTCATGTACGTACAATGCAAGGTGTACATCCAGCTGTGGCGGAGGCTCAAGGCCTACAACAGAGTCATATATGTGCAGAACCGCCCAGAGACGTGTAAACACATAATTTTCGAGAAACCGGTTCTCATGGAGCCAAACTGCGAGAACAAGGAAGCCCTGGCACCTATGCAGTCGGACACAAACTCTTCGCAGTACGCCGAAACGGAGGACTACGGCATGGAAATCCTTCACGTATGA
- the marchf8 gene encoding E3 ubiquitin-protein ligase MARCHF8 isoform X3, translating into MNMPLHQVSVIPRDVTSSRLSGSGKTKERDRQNDKPLGRSASRSSNISKAGSPTSMNVPCSFTRTSVTPSNQDICSSHVTSVYAAPAQPMQTTVVLLGPSARSSGGTGLPVATLCPGPAPKAKARSPFSQEWLSLLKVNSPFRFSRSLNDMGSRLDGLSSGLRFIDRTCSEGELAPEPQPWTPLAQPFHGGAPSLTTNFKLIGGVPGQALEGLFLQPDLQRRPHVMQLFPPFPNSSTTSNLGSYASRLHVARSSSSLLGGNDSSCVDSPGDDEVFEEEPAWQHKAPLCSLEEDSDLDRCSSPLSEKTAPLSPYSLSGDSCRICHCEGDEDSPLITPCHCTGSLRFVHQSCLQQWIKSSDTRCCELCKFQFIMETKLKPLRKWEKLQMTPSERRKIMCSVTFHVIAITCVVWSLYVLIDRTAEELKQAGRIPGILEWPFWTKLVVVAIGFTGGLVFMYVQCKVYIQLWRRLKAYNRVIYVQNRPETCKHIIFEKPVLMEPNCENKEALAPMQSDTNSSQYAETEDYGMEILHV; encoded by the exons ATGAACATGCCACTGCACCAGGTCTCTGTCATCCCCCGTGATGTCACTTCGTCTAGGCTATCGGGGAGCGGCAAGACCAAAGAGCGGGACCGACAG AACGACAAGCCCCTGGGCCGTTCGGCAAGCCGTTCCAGTAACATTTCCAAG GCAGGAAGTCCCACCTCCATGAACGTGCCCTGCAGCTTCACAAGGACATCTGTTACGCCTTCCAACCAGGACATCTGCAG TTCACATGTGACGAGTGTGTATGCTGCCCCCGCGCAGCCCATGCAGACCACGGTGGTGCTCCTAGGCCCCAGTGCCAGGAGCTCGGGTGGAACGGGGCTCCCGGTGGCAACCCTGTGCCCAGGCCCTGCCCCTAAGGCCAAGGCCAGGAGTCCTTTCAGCCAAGAGTGGCTATCCCTGCTGAAGGTGAACAGTCCGTTCAGGTTTTCCAGGTCGCTCAATGATATGGGGTCCCGGCTCGATGGCCTCTCTAGCGGCCTGCGCTTCATTGACAGGACGTGCTCAGAGGGTGAGCTGGCCCCTGAGCCTCAGCCCTGGACACCCCTAGCCCAACCCTTCCACGGCGGCGCTCCGTCCCTCACAACAAACTTCAAGCTGATAGGTGGAGTGCCAGGCCAGGCTCTTGAAGGCCTCTTTCTCCAGCCAGACCTGCAGAGGAGACCACATGTTATGCAGCTCTTCCCCCCTTTCCCAAACTCCTCCACCACGAGCAACCTGGGCAGCTATGCCTCTCGCCTACATGTGGCCCGGTCCTCCAGCTCCCTCTTAGGGGGCAACGACTCCAGCTGCGTCGACTCACCCGGCGATGATGAAGTGTTTGAGGAAGAGCCTGCGTGGCAGCACAAAGCTCCCCTCTGCTCCCTGGAGGAGGACAGCGATCTGGACCGCTGCTCCTCCCCCTTGTCTGAGAAAACCGCCCCGCTCTCACCCTATTCGCTCTCGGGTGATTCTTGCAG GATCTGCCACTGCGAGGGGGACGAGGATAGCCCACTGATCACCCCGTGTCACTGTACGGGCAGCTTGCGCTTTGTCCATCAGTCCTGCCTGCAGCAATGGATCAAGAGCTCCGACACACGCTGTTGCGAACTCTGCAAGTTCCAGTTCATCATGGAGACCAAGCTGAAGCCACTGCGCAAG TGGGAAAAGCTCCAGATGACGCCCAGCGAGAGGCGGAAGATCATGTGCTCCGTCACCTTTCACGTCATCGCCATCACCTGCGTGGTGTGGTCCCTGTATGTGCTCATTGACCGCACCGCCGAGGAACTCAAACAAG CCGGAAGAATACCAG GTATACTGGAGTGGCCGTTCTGGACCAAGCTGGTGGTGGTGGCCATCGGTTTCACGGGTGGACTAGTGTTCATGTACGTACAATGCAAGGTGTACATCCAGCTGTGGCGGAGGCTCAAGGCCTACAACAGAGTCATATATGTGCAGAACCGCCCAGAGACGTGTAAACACATAATTTTCGAGAAACCGGTTCTCATGGAGCCAAACTGCGAGAACAAGGAAGCCCTGGCACCTATGCAGTCGGACACAAACTCTTCGCAGTACGCCGAAACGGAGGACTACGGCATGGAAATCCTTCACGTATGA